In a genomic window of Pararhizobium gei:
- a CDS encoding RidA family protein, whose amino-acid sequence MIRHLNPVSMPAPVAPLYAQISIAPAGALAFIAGQVAIDADGRLVGKDDHRLQAEQCFRNLRDAVDALGVGTEHVVRMGLHVVRHSNELVGSIFEAGHAVFGQGWPVCASLFLGVEALGHSDWLVEIDAIVSLPPDFDRLACC is encoded by the coding sequence ATGATAAGGCACCTCAATCCAGTCTCAATGCCAGCACCGGTGGCGCCGCTCTACGCTCAAATCTCCATCGCACCGGCAGGTGCTCTTGCGTTCATCGCCGGGCAGGTCGCTATCGATGCTGACGGGCGGCTTGTCGGTAAAGATGATCATCGTCTGCAGGCGGAACAATGTTTCCGCAATCTGAGGGATGCGGTTGATGCGCTTGGTGTGGGGACAGAGCATGTGGTGCGGATGGGGCTGCATGTCGTCCGCCACAGCAACGAGCTCGTCGGCTCCATCTTCGAGGCCGGGCATGCCGTCTTCGGGCAAGGCTGGCCGGTCTGCGCCAGTCTTTTCCTTGGCGTTGAAGCGCTCGGCCATTCGGACTGGTTGGTAGAGATCGATGCCATCGTTTCCCTACCCCCGGATTTTGACCGCTTGGCCTGCTGTTAG